The Nitrospira sp. genome includes a window with the following:
- a CDS encoding PilZ domain-containing protein, translating into MITGLIMYNRKPYVPLDNRYAERIAVTCRVRYVGEVPTQPHQGEGLTKNISVSGCHVISDRPVTRGTLLTLTVSLPDGLPQLVIKSAHVVWVSGCQFSVRFMDLSQDRRKRLQAFIWKSISLKTVSDQRTRFRLM; encoded by the coding sequence AAGCCTTATGTGCCGTTAGACAACCGCTATGCCGAACGCATCGCGGTCACATGTCGAGTTCGCTATGTCGGCGAAGTTCCGACACAACCGCATCAAGGGGAAGGCCTCACGAAAAATATATCAGTCTCTGGATGTCATGTTATCAGCGACCGCCCGGTCACCCGTGGCACATTATTAACGCTGACCGTCTCACTTCCAGACGGACTACCACAACTGGTCATCAAATCTGCGCATGTGGTATGGGTGTCCGGGTGCCAGTTTTCCGTCCGATTCATGGACCTGAGTCAGGACCGCCGGAAGCGGCTGCAAGCCTTCATCTGGAAAAGTATTTCCCTCAAGACGGTGAGTGATCAGCGAACCCGATTCCGACTCATGTAG
- a CDS encoding efflux RND transporter periplasmic adaptor subunit, with amino-acid sequence MVVLTALLIVRLSTGAKTDTHKPRFVTVGIASPIRQDLDVRLAYTADISPNQVVNIFSRVDGHIATLHVDKGDFVKANQLLVEIDHTDYQHAVNQAKANLAAAKARVAQQDAVVRNAKLTVDRMQTLIKDQFVSRQDLDNAEVNFDTARAAQESLQAQVNQMHVALAQAEAHLAYSYIRAPFAGYIAERNLDTGSYVSSATASTSTMSRGIMSVHDIDTVRVLVEVVERDIPLVKIGQGAELRAEAYPDQIFHGTVTRIVQALNRATRTMTVEVDLPNKNHRLKGGMFGRVEVMVGTHHQALQIPIDAVSRLESTQYVFIVEEGHARRVEIEIGARQGNQIEITKGLTGNEEVIVSGKDLVHDGTPVQTRLLSPALDSDPVSNE; translated from the coding sequence GTGGTTGTACTGACCGCCCTTCTCATCGTTCGTCTGAGCACAGGCGCTAAGACCGATACACATAAGCCACGATTCGTTACCGTTGGCATTGCGTCTCCGATCAGACAAGATCTCGATGTTCGCTTGGCCTACACCGCGGATATCTCACCCAATCAGGTGGTGAATATTTTCTCGCGTGTCGACGGCCACATTGCCACATTGCACGTTGATAAAGGGGATTTCGTAAAGGCGAATCAGCTGCTTGTTGAGATCGATCACACGGACTATCAGCATGCGGTTAACCAAGCCAAAGCTAATCTTGCAGCAGCCAAAGCAAGAGTCGCACAACAGGATGCAGTTGTGCGTAATGCCAAGCTTACTGTTGATCGCATGCAGACTCTCATCAAAGATCAGTTCGTTTCGCGGCAGGACCTCGATAATGCAGAGGTCAATTTTGATACTGCGAGAGCGGCACAGGAATCTTTGCAAGCACAAGTGAACCAAATGCACGTTGCCCTGGCTCAGGCAGAAGCCCATCTGGCCTATAGCTATATCCGAGCTCCCTTTGCTGGCTATATCGCCGAACGCAATCTCGATACCGGGTCCTATGTGAGCAGTGCTACGGCCAGTACGTCGACCATGTCACGAGGCATCATGAGCGTACATGACATCGATACGGTTCGTGTTCTGGTCGAAGTGGTCGAACGAGATATTCCGCTCGTGAAAATCGGGCAAGGAGCTGAGCTTCGAGCTGAGGCGTACCCTGACCAGATATTTCATGGAACTGTGACCAGGATCGTCCAAGCCTTGAATCGTGCCACACGCACCATGACTGTTGAAGTCGACTTACCCAACAAAAATCACCGACTAAAAGGTGGAATGTTCGGCCGCGTCGAAGTAATGGTTGGGACACATCATCAGGCCTTGCAGATCCCTATCGACGCAGTCAGTCGCCTGGAAAGCACACAATATGTGTTTATTGTCGAAGAAGGACACGCGAGGCGGGTAGAAATTGAAATCGGTGCCCGGCAAGGGAACCAGATTGAGATCACTAAAGGCCTGACAGGAAATGAAGAAGTCATTGTCTCAGGAAAAGACTTAGTTCACGATGGGACGCCCGTCCAAACTCGACTTCTTTCACCAGCTTTAGATTCTGATCCAGTGAGTAACGAATGA
- a CDS encoding PilZ domain-containing protein, with protein MYSGFNGEDVLIGDGFVADLSEGGVGIRGNCPVQVGMDLTLFLYVPNEEDPLFILEGTVAWTTGPLFGVTLKELSLSEGNRMRVFLHPPSVGQA; from the coding sequence ATGTATTCGGGCTTCAACGGAGAAGACGTCTTGATCGGTGATGGCTTCGTTGCCGACTTGTCAGAGGGCGGAGTCGGTATTCGTGGGAATTGTCCGGTGCAGGTTGGGATGGACCTCACATTGTTCCTGTATGTGCCGAATGAGGAAGATCCGTTATTCATCCTAGAGGGAACCGTGGCATGGACGACAGGGCCGCTGTTCGGTGTGACCCTGAAAGAGCTGAGTCTGTCCGAAGGGAATCGGATGCGGGTATTTCTCCATCCCCCGTCTGTTGGCCAAGCATAG